The genome window TCCCAGCATGATCTAGGTATCCCATTCCAAATGCTCGTCAATCACCGTGCCAAATAAAAATACCGTGAGCCAAGTCCAAACTCCCCTCCCCTTTAGAAACACCATTTACGCGTACTTCGAAACGGTGATCACCTGGAAAGTGTTTCCTGGTAGATAGGTTTTTAAAGCTATGACGCTTCTCGATGAGAAGCTCGTTGGCGGTCTCCACTTTCTCGGAAATCTGAAAGACTTTGGACGAAGACTGCCCATTGGATTTTTTAAAATGGACCACATACTCCAAACGCACTTTCCCCAGCGCGTTTTTAGTGGTCTTAATGGAGCAGCTAAAGATGACTTCACTTCCTATCCTGACTTTCTGTTTATCAAAACGAACGGGAGAGCAGATAACAGAATGAGGAGACGAAAAACCAAAGAGTTGCATGACATCCGGACGTCCCTGTTTCAAGAGCGTCCGGCACGCATGCTTAATAATCCAGTCTGCCTCCTTACTCGTTCCATGCCACCGCTTAACCAGTTCAATCACCTTTTCAGGATGATCTTTACTGATGTCATTCAAATTGTTTGCCACCGACCTTCGCACATAATCTTCCGGATCAGCTTTAAGAATTTCAAGAACCGGGGAAATCGGAGTGGGATCTTTTTTCAATTCTTTCAGCGCGAAACTCCAAGGCAATCGAGGTCGACAACCCTCACTTGCCAATCTGCGATGATGCATATCCGAGGATTTTGCCCAAAGTTTCAGTTGTTTGAACATCGGCTTGGGATAGCGTTCGATAAACGGCCGAACGGCGAATTCAGACGAACACATTTCAGTGAACTGTTGAAGCGCAGGAATCGATTCTTCCAAGTAACCCGTTCCGTATCGCCCCACAAAATCGGGGAATACCAAAGAATCGAAACCTTTAAATTGCTCAGCAACCTTACACAGGATAAACAGAGCATCAGGATACTTCTCGGGCAAACAACGGTGGACGCAGTCAGTTATTTTTCTCATGCGATCCATGAGTTCCAGTTCTTTCCAGGGAGAAGCTGTAACTGCTTCGACAAAAGTAACAGCTCGCAGCCCCGGAACATGGAACTCGAGCGCCTTGGCTAGTTTTTTGATAAACGGAGGCTGAAAAAACTGATCCTTCAATTGACTCATTAATTAACGCTAAAGACACTATTCCAAATGAACAGACCCAATCCAGTATTTCCCGTTATCTTAAAGGAATGGACGAATCCTCCAACTTCATGTAGGAACCAAACTTTGATTATTGAAGCCGCCTCGATGCTCCACGTTCTTATCTTCCAAACAATAGCCAAGCCCATTTGGGACAGACGTGCGCTTTGGGGGTTTTATCTGGCAGTGTGGGCCTTGAGTTGGTTCTTTCCGGCAGAGATCGTCCCAAATCAAATTATTGTGGTGATGCTCGTATTGACGGTTTTTGTAATTCCCCATCAAGTAGCGGACTTCTATCTACCACCTTGGATATTAAATCCACCCTGGAAGTCCAAGTTGTCCTACTGGGTATCGGCGATCGGATTGTTAACGGCGTTTGGCCTGATCACCTATGGCATTTGGATTTTTTCATTTAATTTCACGATAGCACTTTTCACCCCATTAATCATTTGGCACTGGGGCAGCCTGGACACCATACACCTATATCCTTCCCGCGGACCATCATGGCTAGCCGGAAGTATTGGACGCGGAACTCTGGTCTTAATAGCACCTCTTTACTTTAGGCCACTTGAGACACAGGAACTCTTTCTAAACTTCGTCGGAACAGATTCCAGTAACATTTTAAACACTCTGTATTCGTTATCAGGTTACTTGTTGGTGTTTGCTGTATTTTTGGAAGTTTTGGCAATTTTGATCCACAAGTTTGTTCGAGTCCAGGGTTTGCCATTAAATGTGTCCGCTCATTTAATGGAGTCTCTGATGCTGCTTCTATCCTTCCGATTTATTCATCCGCTTTATAGTATGGCTTTTTATTTTTTGGTCTTACACCCATTGCGACACATGTACAGGACGCCTGCTTATATTCCGGAATCACGTGGTGTTCTCCTCGAGGGAGATGGGATAATAAAAAACCTTTCCTTTCATTTCCAAAAGACAAACTTCCTTAGTTTTCTGGCAATCCTTGCTTTGTGTTTTTGGTTTTCCTGGAAACTATTTGTGGGCGATACGATGATAGAAGCCACAGCGGCCTGTATAAAAATTTTTGCTTTGGTACTCATACCCCACAGCCTCGTAACTCTACTTGTTGACTTTAATCCAAAGCAACTTGAAGGGTAGCGTCTAACAACCCACTTTTCAGAGATGATGAATTCAAATTTCCCCGCAATACTCGCATGCCTCCTATCATGCTATGGGGCAAGCACCCTACTTTTTGCGGAGAACAAAATCCCAATAAAGGCTGTCATCGTCTCCATGTTTGAGAACGGTGAGGATACGGGCGACAGCCCCGGTGAGATGCAATTCTGGGTCGAACGAGGCAACTTCAATAAAAAAATGAATTTCCCGCTGGGCTTGCATGACCTCTATTACCGCAACGATGGGGTCCTTCTTACGTGCACCGGTGGCGGAGTTACCAATGCGACAGCAAGTGTCATGGCTCTGGGGATGGACCCGCGGTTCGACTTTTCCAAAGCCTATTGGATAATCGCGGGAATTGGCGGAGCCGATCCGGCCGACTCTGCCTTGGGTGATGCGATTTGGGCAAACTGGGTAGTCGATGGTGACCTCGCCTATGAAATCGACGCACGTGAAATCCCCGACGATTGGGACTACGGATTCATCGCACTTGGCGCAAAAAAGCCAGATACTTTGGAAGACGGCTGGACAGTCGATACGATTGCCTACCGCCTAAATCCTGATTTGGTGAACTGGGCCTTCTCGATCACCAAAGACATTGACCTCGGCGATGACCCCGAAATAGCCGCCTTCCGCAAGAAATTCAAAGGGATGCCCGAGGCAAATCGTCCTCCTAAAGTCATGATCGGAGACACGCTTGGCTCAAGCACCTACTGGCACGGAGAACTGCTTAATCATTGGGCGAACAACTGGATGAAACTGCACACCAATGGTGAAGGGAACTTCGCGACTACGAACATGGAAGACAACGGTACCCTTACCGCTCTTCACCGCATGTCTCGTACAGGTCTTGTTGATACACAAAGAATCCTGGTATTAAGAACTGCCAGCAACTTCTCAACCCCTCCTCCCGGTGAAGCGGCGGTGTGGAGCACAACTGCCGACTATCCCGCGAACAGCATTCCAGCCAAAGAAGCTGCTTACAAAGTCGGAAATACCGTTCTGGAAGCGCTACTTGCTAATTGGGAAATGTATGGTGCAGCGCCTCCAAAAGGGTAAAGGAGTGAAGGGACATTATCCAGAAACCGAGGTCTTTGAGGTGTGTGAATAAAATCTCCAACTCAGCCATCGGCATAGTTTTCGTCCTGATCCTCACCGTCGGATGGTGGGCATGTAGAAACAAGGAGAAGGATTCTCCAACAGAGGTAGATCCAGAACCACCGGTACAACTCATCGAAGTCCAAGATGCCCGAGAAAAAACAATCAGCTTCAAGCGCTCAGCGATTAAGGTGGTTTCGCTTGTACCGAGTTTGACGGAATACATTTTCCAAATCGACAAAGAGCATCTGTTGGTTGGCAGATCGGAGTGGTGCCGGTTTCCGGTGGAAGCATTAGATATTAAAGTAGCAGGCGGTGTGGATGAACTCGATGAGGCAACGATTTTAGCCATGAGGCCAGATGTCGTTCTGATGAGTAAAATGATGAATGAAGGTGCGATCGAATCCCTGGAGTTGAAAGAGATGAAGGTCGTGGTTTTTGATCAGCAAAACTGGATATCGATTCAGAGTGATTTGGAAATACTGGGACGGATAATAGATAGTACAGGCGATGTTAAGACTTTGATTGGATGGATGGCAGGACAGCAGAAATCGGTGAACGATCAAATCAATGAATCGCGGCCTCATGAAGGTGTTAGAACAGCCGTCCTGTATGACCTGGATAATCTCTACACTGCTGGACCGGATACTTTTGTAGATGAAATGAT of Verrucomicrobiota bacterium contains these proteins:
- a CDS encoding DNA alkylation repair protein, which translates into the protein MSQLKDQFFQPPFIKKLAKALEFHVPGLRAVTFVEAVTASPWKELELMDRMRKITDCVHRCLPEKYPDALFILCKVAEQFKGFDSLVFPDFVGRYGTGYLEESIPALQQFTEMCSSEFAVRPFIERYPKPMFKQLKLWAKSSDMHHRRLASEGCRPRLPWSFALKELKKDPTPISPVLEILKADPEDYVRRSVANNLNDISKDHPEKVIELVKRWHGTSKEADWIIKHACRTLLKQGRPDVMQLFGFSSPHSVICSPVRFDKQKVRIGSEVIFSCSIKTTKNALGKVRLEYVVHFKKSNGQSSSKVFQISEKVETANELLIEKRHSFKNLSTRKHFPGDHRFEVRVNGVSKGEGSLDLAHGIFIWHGD
- a CDS encoding purine nucleoside permease gives rise to the protein MMNSNFPAILACLLSCYGASTLLFAENKIPIKAVIVSMFENGEDTGDSPGEMQFWVERGNFNKKMNFPLGLHDLYYRNDGVLLTCTGGGVTNATASVMALGMDPRFDFSKAYWIIAGIGGADPADSALGDAIWANWVVDGDLAYEIDAREIPDDWDYGFIALGAKKPDTLEDGWTVDTIAYRLNPDLVNWAFSITKDIDLGDDPEIAAFRKKFKGMPEANRPPKVMIGDTLGSSTYWHGELLNHWANNWMKLHTNGEGNFATTNMEDNGTLTALHRMSRTGLVDTQRILVLRTASNFSTPPPGEAAVWSTTADYPANSIPAKEAAYKVGNTVLEALLANWEMYGAAPPKG
- a CDS encoding helical backbone metal receptor translates to MNKISNSAIGIVFVLILTVGWWACRNKEKDSPTEVDPEPPVQLIEVQDAREKTISFKRSAIKVVSLVPSLTEYIFQIDKEHLLVGRSEWCRFPVEALDIKVAGGVDELDEATILAMRPDVVLMSKMMNEGAIESLELKEMKVVVFDQQNWISIQSDLEILGRIIDSTGDVKTLIGWMAGQQKSVNDQINESRPHEGVRTAVLYDLDNLYTAGPDTFVDEMINLAGGDNIANEEESQWPTLSLETLLGKQPEVIIIAIDAENPTTMSELVRNFSTSGNWSHLEAIRDNRVYMIDRDLLTIPGPRQILALRQIASAIHPDLFEKPVGLLQLDLLK